The following are from one region of the Streptomyces tuirus genome:
- a CDS encoding aldo/keto reductase codes for MRYRELGRSGLSVSEIGYGAWGIGESAWVGASESESVRALHRALDLGVNLIDTARGYGESERIVGRVVRERAGDEILVATKVPPLNRQWPAPDGVDPAQAFPGEHIRASLETSLRASGLDHFDVVQFHVWNDEWVGRGEWLETVEELKREGKIRLFGVSVNDHEPANAVRLVRSGTVDTVQVIYNIFDQAPAENLFPACTEHGVGVIVRVALDEGGLTGRITAGSAFPEGDFRNRYFRDDRPAQVERRVTAICADLGIGADDMAETALRFVLSHPAVSTVIPGMRSVRNVERNTALSDGRPLTDEQLATLAGHRWQRNFYG; via the coding sequence GTGCGCTATCGCGAACTGGGACGCAGCGGACTGTCGGTGTCGGAGATCGGCTACGGCGCCTGGGGCATCGGCGAGTCCGCCTGGGTCGGCGCCAGCGAGAGCGAGTCCGTCCGCGCCCTGCACCGGGCCCTGGACCTCGGCGTGAACCTCATCGACACCGCCCGCGGCTACGGGGAGAGCGAACGCATCGTCGGCCGGGTGGTGCGGGAACGGGCCGGTGACGAGATCCTCGTGGCCACCAAGGTGCCGCCGCTGAACCGGCAGTGGCCCGCCCCGGACGGGGTGGACCCCGCGCAGGCGTTCCCCGGTGAGCACATCCGCGCCAGCCTGGAGACCAGCCTGCGCGCGAGCGGGCTCGACCACTTCGACGTGGTGCAGTTCCATGTGTGGAACGACGAATGGGTCGGCCGCGGCGAGTGGCTGGAGACGGTCGAGGAACTGAAGCGCGAGGGCAAGATCCGCCTCTTCGGCGTGTCGGTCAACGACCACGAGCCCGCCAACGCCGTCCGTCTGGTGCGCAGCGGCACGGTCGACACCGTCCAGGTCATCTACAACATCTTCGACCAGGCCCCGGCCGAGAACCTGTTCCCCGCCTGCACGGAACACGGCGTCGGCGTCATCGTGCGCGTCGCCCTGGACGAGGGCGGACTGACCGGACGGATCACGGCCGGCTCGGCCTTCCCCGAGGGCGACTTCCGCAACCGCTACTTCCGCGACGACCGGCCCGCCCAGGTCGAACGGCGTGTCACGGCGATCTGCGCCGACCTCGGCATCGGCGCGGACGACATGGCCGAGACGGCGCTGCGCTTCGTCCTGAGCCACCCCGCCGTCTCCACCGTCATCCCCGGGATGCGCAGCGTCCGCAACGTCGAGCGCAACACCGCCCTGAGCGACGGCCGGCCGCTCACGGACGAGCAGCTCGCCACCCTCGCCGGGCACCGCTGGCAGCGCAACTTCTACGGCTGA
- a CDS encoding ankyrin repeat domain-containing protein — MLTLRSQDPLAVTVTEAIRTGDLPGLGRLLADHPGLATARVTEQGEDGKGTRTLLHIAADWPGHFPRGAEVVAALVAAGADPRARFDGAHAETPLHWAASNNDVPVLDALIAAGADIDAPGAVIGGGSPLADARGFGQWRAAHRLIEHGARVTLQDAATLGLLDRVRAFVEADEPPSPQEITSAFWGACHGGHLPTAQYLHDHGADRHWRGYDGMTPLDIARAQDADDVVRWLRDLDTEEQTSGEAPHRQ, encoded by the coding sequence TTGCTGACGCTGAGATCGCAGGACCCGCTGGCCGTCACCGTCACGGAGGCGATCCGGACCGGGGACCTGCCCGGGCTGGGGCGGCTGCTCGCCGACCATCCCGGTCTGGCCACCGCGCGCGTCACCGAGCAGGGCGAGGACGGCAAGGGCACGCGCACGCTGCTGCACATCGCGGCCGACTGGCCCGGTCACTTCCCGAGGGGTGCGGAGGTCGTCGCGGCTCTGGTTGCCGCCGGGGCCGACCCGCGGGCCCGCTTCGACGGTGCGCACGCGGAGACGCCGCTGCACTGGGCCGCCAGCAACAACGACGTACCCGTGCTGGACGCGCTCATCGCGGCCGGGGCCGACATCGACGCGCCCGGGGCGGTGATCGGCGGTGGCAGCCCGCTCGCCGACGCCCGGGGATTCGGCCAGTGGCGCGCCGCGCACCGGCTCATCGAGCACGGCGCCCGCGTCACTCTCCAGGACGCCGCCACGCTCGGCCTGCTCGACCGGGTCCGGGCTTTCGTCGAGGCGGACGAGCCGCCGTCACCGCAGGAGATCACCAGCGCCTTCTGGGGCGCCTGCCACGGCGGGCACCTGCCCACCGCGCAGTACCTCCACGACCACGGCGCCGACCGCCACTGGCGCGGCTACGACGGCATGACACCGCTCGACATCGCCCGCGCCCAGGACGCCGACGACGTCGTGCGGTGGCTGCGCGACCTGGACACGGAGGAACAGACCTCCGGCGAGGCCCCTCACAGGCAGTAG
- a CDS encoding SpoIIE family protein phosphatase has translation MPGSTAYPHGAGSLDDALGVALAGTVRATGASIGGLYLLEEAEPVLRLVALCGLPLAFSAPWQRLPLTAPVPVADAIHDDTLVSVAGQEEMARRYPRAAAVLPYPFALAAVPLTGVRRSWGGLVLMWPAGRPRRISPRERGHITSSAHRMARLLDDAPRPPALPDQPRAVPVDATRHPAQTGLAAADYLERLPEGAAALDLEGRITFVTATAARLLGRDADRLLGTRPWQSLPWLDDPVYEDHYRTALVSRAPVSFTALRPPDQPLTFQLYPDTSGISVRVLPSAERTEAPPQPAGARPPVVAPTGRLYQLVHLAAALTESVTVRDLVALIAHQILPAFGAQGLVLSGVDAGRLKITGYHGYPADVMERLDALSLDTDLTPAGQVLASGTPAFFGHPAELAASYPDAPQISGKQAWAFLPLIISGRPVGCCILSYVRPHTFTADERAVLTSLSGLIAQALDRARLYDTKHRLVHELQRALLPRALPRLPGLDVAARYLPAGHGTEVGGDFFDVLRLDDTTAAAVIGDVEGHSVAAAALMGQVRTAIHAHATAGAAPGQVLARTNRLLSDLDTELLVSCLYAHLDLGRGQASFASAGHVPPLLRHAGRPAAVLDVEPGPLLGIDTGDDYPVTTVPLLPGTTLALYTDGLVELPGSDVTRTTADLAGHLDTADGYDLERLIDRLVRHTTPTGRHTDDIAVLLLRASRLRGEPA, from the coding sequence ATGCCCGGCAGCACGGCATACCCCCACGGCGCCGGATCGCTGGACGACGCCCTGGGGGTGGCGCTGGCCGGCACCGTGCGCGCTACCGGCGCCTCCATCGGCGGCCTCTACCTCCTCGAGGAGGCGGAGCCGGTGCTGCGCCTGGTGGCCCTGTGCGGTCTGCCGCTGGCCTTCTCCGCTCCCTGGCAGCGGCTGCCCCTCACCGCGCCGGTCCCGGTCGCCGACGCGATCCACGACGACACCCTGGTCAGCGTCGCCGGCCAGGAGGAGATGGCCCGCCGCTACCCCCGCGCCGCCGCCGTCCTGCCCTACCCCTTCGCCCTGGCCGCCGTCCCGCTGACCGGCGTACGGCGCTCCTGGGGCGGCCTCGTGCTGATGTGGCCCGCCGGCCGGCCGCGCCGGATCTCGCCCCGCGAACGCGGCCACATCACCTCCAGCGCCCACCGCATGGCCCGCCTCCTGGACGACGCCCCCCGGCCACCGGCCCTGCCCGACCAGCCGCGCGCCGTGCCCGTGGACGCCACCCGCCACCCCGCACAGACCGGTCTGGCCGCCGCCGACTACCTCGAACGCCTCCCCGAGGGCGCCGCGGCCCTCGACCTGGAAGGCCGCATCACCTTCGTCACCGCCACCGCGGCCCGCCTGCTCGGCCGCGACGCCGACCGGCTCCTCGGCACCCGGCCCTGGCAGTCCCTGCCCTGGCTCGACGACCCCGTCTACGAGGACCACTACCGCACGGCCCTCGTCAGCCGCGCCCCCGTCTCCTTCACCGCGCTCCGCCCGCCCGACCAGCCGCTGACCTTCCAGCTCTACCCCGACACCAGCGGCATCAGCGTCCGCGTCCTGCCGAGCGCGGAGCGGACCGAGGCCCCGCCGCAGCCCGCCGGTGCACGGCCGCCCGTCGTCGCACCCACGGGGCGCCTCTACCAGCTCGTACACCTGGCCGCCGCGCTCACCGAGTCCGTGACCGTGCGCGACCTCGTCGCACTGATCGCCCACCAGATCCTGCCCGCCTTCGGCGCCCAGGGCCTCGTGCTGTCCGGAGTCGACGCCGGACGGCTGAAGATCACCGGCTACCACGGCTACCCGGCCGACGTCATGGAGCGGCTCGACGCCCTGTCCCTGGACACCGACCTCACCCCCGCAGGCCAGGTCCTCGCCAGCGGCACCCCCGCCTTCTTCGGCCACCCCGCCGAACTCGCCGCCAGCTACCCGGACGCACCCCAGATCAGCGGCAAGCAGGCCTGGGCGTTCCTCCCTCTGATCATCTCCGGCCGCCCGGTCGGCTGCTGCATCCTGTCCTACGTCCGGCCGCACACCTTCACCGCCGACGAACGCGCCGTGCTCACCTCACTGTCCGGCCTGATCGCCCAGGCACTCGACCGCGCCCGGCTCTACGACACCAAACACCGGCTGGTGCACGAACTGCAGCGCGCCCTGCTGCCCCGCGCCCTGCCGCGGCTGCCCGGTCTCGACGTCGCCGCCCGCTATCTGCCCGCCGGTCACGGCACCGAGGTCGGCGGGGACTTCTTCGACGTCCTGCGTCTCGACGACACGACCGCGGCCGCCGTCATCGGCGACGTGGAAGGCCACAGCGTCGCCGCCGCCGCCCTCATGGGGCAGGTCCGCACCGCCATCCACGCCCACGCCACCGCCGGCGCCGCCCCCGGCCAGGTCCTCGCCCGCACCAACCGGCTCCTGTCCGACCTCGACACCGAACTGCTCGTCTCCTGCCTCTACGCCCACCTCGACCTGGGCCGGGGGCAGGCGTCCTTCGCCAGCGCGGGACACGTACCGCCGCTGCTGCGCCACGCCGGGCGCCCCGCCGCCGTCCTGGACGTCGAACCCGGCCCCCTGCTGGGCATCGACACCGGCGACGACTACCCGGTCACCACCGTGCCCCTGCTTCCCGGCACGACCCTCGCCCTCTACACCGACGGCCTCGTCGAACTCCCCGGCAGTGATGTCACCCGCACCACGGCCGATCTCGCCGGGCACCTGGACACCGCCGACGGATACGACCTGGAACGGCTCATCGACCGGCTCGTCCGCCACACCACACCCACCGGACGGCACACCGACGACATCGCGGTGCTCCTCCTGCGCGCCTCCCGCCTGCGCGGCGAACCGGCGTGA
- a CDS encoding GAF and ANTAR domain-containing protein produces MEWRRYAEQMAQLARDLVAQDSVQATLDAISSSAVKVIEGCDAAGILTVSKGRAVTLSVCGDIVVESDRLQGEFGEGPCFDAARRVDGERLFRIADMTRSQPSWPRYSRAARELGIGSMTGVLLYTDEEDFGALNLYSRTPGAFGEDIEAAGWLLASHAAVALATARTVDQLESALDTRHAIGEAMGILMERHGMSEDEAFGVLRRVSQDHNLKLRDVAQRVRADQPDQPEQV; encoded by the coding sequence GTGGAGTGGCGGCGGTACGCCGAGCAGATGGCGCAGCTCGCCCGGGACCTGGTCGCGCAGGATTCGGTGCAGGCGACGCTGGACGCGATCTCGTCGTCGGCGGTGAAGGTGATCGAGGGCTGCGACGCCGCCGGGATCCTGACGGTCTCGAAGGGCCGGGCCGTGACCCTTTCCGTGTGCGGTGACATCGTCGTCGAGTCGGACCGGCTGCAGGGCGAGTTCGGCGAGGGGCCGTGCTTCGACGCCGCCCGTCGCGTGGACGGGGAGCGGTTGTTCCGGATCGCCGACATGACCCGGTCGCAGCCGTCCTGGCCGCGGTACAGCCGGGCGGCCCGCGAGCTCGGCATCGGCAGCATGACCGGCGTTCTGCTCTACACCGACGAGGAGGACTTCGGCGCGCTGAACCTCTACTCGCGGACCCCGGGGGCGTTCGGCGAGGACATCGAGGCCGCGGGGTGGCTGCTGGCCTCGCACGCGGCCGTCGCGCTGGCGACCGCCCGTACCGTCGACCAGCTCGAAAGCGCCCTGGACACCCGGCACGCCATCGGTGAGGCCATGGGGATCCTGATGGAACGCCATGGGATGAGCGAGGACGAGGCGTTCGGCGTGCTGCGGCGCGTCTCCCAGGACCACAACCTCAAGCTGCGCGACGTGGCCCAGCGGGTCCGCGCCGACCAGCCCGACCAGCCCGAACAGGTCTGA